In the genome of Pieris napi chromosome 16, ilPieNapi1.2, whole genome shotgun sequence, one region contains:
- the LOC125057344 gene encoding polycomb protein suz12-B: MPPKKRDKDNETNKSTKIDHLQADHELFLQAFEKPTQIYRFLRTRNMLSPIFLNRTLSYMKRRMSRSNKTRIGFSVDSLLERITQKKSTDLQPNSLGGYMTLTFLGFYDKSLGDSRDYQVKVETLLLKICHKKRKESSSAIVEVSVGSCSVPLNPSSSEPPAMASAVSIASDTFSPSQGPNVKSYMLMLRVTVTKSIPSSNTNGSTAAEITNGSSSDDEPLTKRIKPTDVNTNSDNKWSKLYGSELIVYDKHNRCLLTNGEYDLVLHDATPGGRSATIARSPHKALMAQWETIPNENDLHTETNPFDIFKVRPLLKLKLSWSQEPTNGLVNRPKLYQANETNGTKKDSTINKDRLSTQRNGNSENKNNDKKENNGESKRQQIIYQFLYNNNSRQQTEGCDDLHCPWCSLDCGTLYSLLKHLKLCHSRFNFTYFPIPGGARIDVSINELYDGSYTGSPHDLIASQGRSSASGPRAGPTRRASLTHLLIWRPRARRRAQRHSLAEFLELDDNDVLDAQRPYITGHNRLYHHTITCLPVYPNELDIDSESETDPLWLQQKTMMMIDEFTDVNEGEKELMKMWNLHVMKYNYVGDCQISLACQMFLQMKGKELLEKNLYRNFILHMCSLHDFGLITSVALYQTVQMLNQMLADNAEAKEKMRDSLKAQREHWNTVGKFQQPVVIEAKPQTTTAKLNVEASPSVRRKTSNLQNANRMASTSSNFKSASPAPNGEKRKMSSGSIQSRKRSSISERKSSV, encoded by the exons ATGCCCCCAAAAAAGCGCGATAAagataatgaaacaaataagaGTACAAAAATAGATCATTTACAAGCGGACCATGAGTTATTTTTGCAAGCATTCGAAA AACCTACTCAAATTTATAGATTCCTTCGTACCCGTAACATGTTATCG CCTATATTTCTTAATCGAACTTTATCATATATGAAAAGGAGAATGTCGAGAAGCAATAAAACACGTATAGGTTTTAGTGTAGATTCATTATTAGAGAGAATTACTCAAAAGAAGAGTACCGATTTGCAACCAAATAGTCTAGGAGGTTATATGACCTTAACATTCTTAGGATTTTACGATAAAAGCCTAGGTGACTCCAGGGACTATCAAGTTAAAGTAGAAACTCTCTTGTTAAAAATTTGCCACAAGAAAAGAAAGGAAAGCTCATCTGCCATAGTGGAAGTTTCA gtTGGAAGCTGTTCTGTACCATTAAACCCATCATCATCAGAGCCACCTGCAATGGCCTCTGCTGTTAGTATAGCTAGTGATACATTTAGCCCATCACAAGGCCCTAATGTGAAGTCCTACATGCTTATGTTAAGAGTGACAGTTACTAAATCCATACCGAGCTCCAACACAAATGGATCAACTGCAGCTGAAATAACAAATGGGTCTTCATCTGATGatg AACCTCTAACAAAACGCATAAAACCTACAGATGTGAATACTAATTCAGATAATAAGTGGAGCAAACTCTATGGTAGTGAACTGATTGTGTATGACAAACATAATAGATGTCTATTAACAAATGGGGAATATGATTTAGTACTACATGATGCTACACCAGGTGGCAGAAGTGCGACAATAGCCAGATCTCCACATAAAGCCTTGATGGCCCAATGGGAAACTATACCTAAT GAAAATGATTTACACACAGAAACAAATccttttgatatatttaaagtGCGTCcacttttaaaacttaaacttagTTGGAGTCAAGAGCCAACAAATGGTCTTGTAAATAGACCAAAACTCTACCAAGCCAATGAGACTAACGGAACTAAAAAAGACTCTACTATTAATAAGGATAGACTGTCAACACAGAGGAATGGAAATAGCGAAAACAAGAATA atgataaaaaagaaaacaatggCGAATcaaaaagacaacaaataatataccAGTTCCTATACAACAATAACTCGAGACAGCAAACAGAAGGCTGTGATGACCTACACTGCCCATGGTGTTCTTTAGACTGTGGAACTCTGTACTCATTGCTCAAACACTTGAAGCTATGCCATTCCCGATTTAACTTTACATACTTT cCAATACCGGGCGGGGCCCGAATCGACGTATCAATAAATGAGCTATACGACGGGTCATACACGGGTTCACCGCATGACCTTATCGCGTCCCAAGGTCGGTCGTCCGCCAGTGGTCCCAGGGCGGGTCCTACCCGTAGGGCCTCACTTACCCATCTCCTAATTTGGAGGCCCCGAGCCAGAAGACGAGCTCAGAGGCATAGCTTAGCTGAGTTCTTGGAGTTGGATGATAATGACGTTCTAGATGCACAGAGGCCTTATATTACTGGACATAATAG GTTATACCATCACACTATAACCTGCCTCCCGGTCTACCCCAACGAACTAGACATTGACTCAGAAAGTGAGACCGACCCTCTCTGGCTCCAACAAAAGACCATGATGATGATAGACGAGTTCACCGACGTCAACGAGGGCGAGAAAGAATTAATGAAGATGTGGAACCTTCACGTCATGAAGTACAATTACGTGGGAGACTGCCAGATATCGCTCGCTTGCCAAATGTTCCTCCAAATGAAGGGCAAGGAACTATTAGAGAAGAATCTCTATAGAAACTTCATACTCCACATGTGTTCACTGCACGATTTCGGGTTAATAACCTCCGTGGCGTTGTACCAAACGGTGCAGATGCTCAATCAAATGCTAGCAGACAACGCGGAAGCCAAAGAGAAGATGCGTGATTCGCTCAAGGCGCAAAGGGAACATTGGAACACGGTCGGGAAGTTCCAACAACCGGTCGTGATTGAGGCGAAACCCCAAACGACCACTGCCAAGTTGAACGTGGAGGCTTCGCCCTCTGTGAGGAGAAAGACTTCGAATTTACAAAACGCAAATAGAATGGCGAGCACTAGTTCCAATTTTAAATCGGCCAGTCCGGCCCCGAATGGGGAAAAGCGGAAAATGTCTTCCGGAAGTATTCAGAGCCGGAAACGTTCGTCGATCTCGGAAAGGAAAAGTTCTGTGTAG